From the genome of Plectropomus leopardus isolate mb chromosome 13, YSFRI_Pleo_2.0, whole genome shotgun sequence, one region includes:
- the LOC121952978 gene encoding lissencephaly-1 homolog B: MVLSQRQRDELNRAIADYLRSNGYEEAYSTFKKEAEIDMNEEVDKKYAGLLEKKWTSVIRLQKKVMELESKLNEAKEEMTHGGPVGQKRDPKEWIPRPPERYALSGHRAPVTRVIFHPVFSVMVTASEDATIKVWDYEAGDFERTLKGHTDSVQDISFDQTGKLLASCSADMSIKLWDFQGFECIRTMHGHDHNVSSVAIMPNGDHIVSASRDKTIKMWEVATGYCVKTFTGHREWVRMVRPNQDGSLIASCSNDQTVRVWVVTSKECKAELREHEHVVECIAWAPDSAHPTILEATGSESKKSGKPGPFLLSGSRDKTIKMWDVSIGICLMTLVGHDNWVRGVLFHPGGRFIVSCADDKTIRIWDYKNKRCMKTLCAHEHFVTSLDFHKTAPYVVTGSVDQTVKVWECR; the protein is encoded by the exons ATGGTGCtgtcacagagacaaagagatgaaCT AAACCGGGCTATAGCAGACTACCTCCGTTCCAATGGATACGAGGAGGCCTATTCCACCTTCaagaaagaggcagagataGATATG AATGAAGAGGTAGATAAAAAGTATGCAGGGCTTTTGGAAAAGAAATGGACTTCAGTCATCAGATTACAGAAGAAG GTGATGGAGCTGGAGTCAAAGTTGAATGAAGCGAAGGAGGAGATGACACATGGAGGACCAGTGGGCCAGAAGAGAGACCCCAAGGAGTGGATTCCCCGTCCCCCAGAGAGATACGCCTTGAGCGGGCACCGTGCTCCGGTCACACGTGTCATATTCCACCCTGTCTTCTCTGTCATGGTCACAGCCTCAGAGGATGCTACcatcaag GTGTGGGACTATGAGGCAGGAGACTTTGAGCGAACCCTAAAGGGCCACACAGACTCTGTGCAGGACATCTCCTTTGACCAGACGGGAAAGCTCCTGGCTTCATGTTCAGCTGACATGAGCATCAAGCTTTGGGACTTTCAGGGGTTTGAGTGCATCCGAACGATGCATG GCCACGATCACAATGTGTCGTCTGTAGCCATCATGCCAAATGGTGACCACATAGTGTCTGCCTCCAGAGACAAGACCATCAAGATGTGGGAGGTGGCCACTGG GTACTGTGTGAAGACATTTACAGGCCACAGGGAGTGGGTGAGGATGGTGCGTCCCAACCAGGACGGCTCGTTGATCGCCAGCTGCTCCAACGACCAGACAGTGCGTGTTTGGGTGGTCACCTCGAAGGAGTGCAAAGCGGAGTTGCGGGAGCATGAACATGTTGTAGAGTGTATCGCCTGGGCCCCTGACAGTGCTCACCCCACCATCCTGGAGGCCACAGGCTCAGAG AGCAAGAAGAGCGGAAAACCTGGCCCCTTCCTTCTCTCTGGATCCAGAGATAAAACAATTAAGATGTGGGATGTCAGCATTGGCATCTGCCTTATGACTCTG GTGGGACACGACAACTGGGTACGTGGGGTTTTGTTTCATCCTGGAGGCAGATTCATAGTGAGCTGTGCTGATGACAAAACCATTAGGATCTGGGACTACAAGAACAAACGCTGCATGAAGACCCTGTGTGCCCATGAACACTTTGTTACCTCTCTGG ATTTCCACAAGACTGCTCCCTACGTGGTGACAGGCAGCGTCGATCAGACAGTCAAAGTCTGGGAGTGCCGCTGA